The Streptomyces sp. NBC_01275 genome has a segment encoding these proteins:
- a CDS encoding TatD family hydrolase, protein MPSSSRSASRSAGSPAGEKNAAPPLPEPLRVPVADSHTHLDMQSGTVAEGLAKAASVGVTTVVQVGCDLKGSRWAAETAAAYENVHATVALHPNEAPRIVHGDPGVTSQPPGAGGGWSRQGARVPGGAEALDEALAEIDRLAALAHVKGVGETGLDYFRTGPEGKEAQERSFRAHIEIAKRHGKALVIHDRDAHADVLRVLKEEGAPERTVFHCYSGDAEMAEICARAGYFMSFAGNVTFKNAQNLRDAVAVAPLELLLVETDAPFLTPAPYRGRPNAPYLIPVTVRALAAVRDLDEDTLATALAANTARAFAY, encoded by the coding sequence ATGCCTTCCTCCAGCCGCTCCGCCAGCCGTTCCGCCGGCTCTCCCGCCGGTGAGAAGAACGCGGCGCCGCCGCTCCCGGAGCCCCTCCGGGTGCCCGTCGCCGACTCCCACACCCACCTCGACATGCAGTCGGGCACGGTGGCGGAGGGTCTCGCGAAGGCCGCGTCGGTCGGGGTGACCACGGTCGTCCAGGTCGGCTGCGACCTCAAGGGCTCGCGGTGGGCCGCCGAGACGGCCGCCGCGTACGAGAACGTCCACGCGACGGTCGCCCTGCACCCCAACGAAGCGCCGCGCATCGTCCACGGAGACCCTGGGGTCACCTCCCAGCCCCCTGGGGCTGGGGGAGGCTGGTCCCGGCAGGGGGCCCGCGTGCCGGGGGGCGCGGAGGCGCTCGACGAGGCGCTCGCCGAGATCGACCGCCTGGCCGCGCTCGCGCACGTCAAAGGCGTCGGCGAGACGGGCCTGGACTACTTCCGCACCGGCCCCGAGGGCAAGGAGGCGCAGGAGCGCTCCTTCCGCGCCCACATCGAGATCGCCAAGCGGCACGGCAAGGCCCTGGTCATCCACGACCGCGACGCCCACGCCGACGTGCTGCGCGTGCTGAAGGAGGAGGGCGCTCCCGAGCGCACCGTCTTCCACTGCTACTCCGGCGACGCCGAGATGGCGGAGATCTGCGCCCGCGCCGGATACTTCATGTCCTTCGCCGGCAACGTCACCTTCAAGAACGCACAGAACCTGCGCGACGCCGTGGCGGTGGCCCCTCTGGAGCTCCTTCTGGTGGAGACGGACGCCCCGTTCCTGACCCCGGCCCCGTACCGCGGACGGCCCAACGCCCCCTATCTCATTCCGGTCACGGTGCGCGCCCTGGCCGCCGTGCGGGACCTCGACGAGGACACCCTGGCGACCGCCCTCGCGGCGAACACGGCCCGCGCGTTCGCCTACTGA
- a CDS encoding ubiquitin-like domain-containing protein, producing MAYGVYAAPEAYGTYPAHEAYEDPYRPAYEAPEAVLPRQAAGVEAGRRAARRRRARYAERPDSAMRRLLPQALVVAFLAGGTTAFVAEDKAVELTVDGKPRTLHTFADDVTELLAEEGVRVGAHDVVAPAPGTALASGDEVAVHYGRPVRLTLDGQPHEVWTTAQTVQGALEQLGVRAEGAYLSVARTQRIGRAGLALDVRTERSLTVMADGRARTIRTNAATVREAVEEAGITLRGQDTTSVAPASFPRDGQTVTVLRITGSKEVREEPIPFGVRRTDDPSLFKGTEVVEQAGQQGLRRVTYTLRTVNGVRQRPKLVRSEVVRAPRAQVVKVGTKPLPTSVHGAEGLDWQSLAVCESGGRPNAVDPSGTYGGLYQFDTRTWQALGGSGRPQDAPAAEQTLRAKKLYVRRGASPWPHCGARLHG from the coding sequence CTGGCGTACGGGGTGTACGCGGCCCCCGAGGCGTACGGCACGTACCCGGCGCACGAGGCGTACGAGGACCCGTACCGGCCCGCCTACGAGGCGCCGGAAGCGGTGCTTCCGCGTCAGGCGGCCGGGGTCGAGGCCGGGCGGCGGGCCGCGCGTCGGCGCAGGGCGCGCTACGCCGAGCGCCCGGACTCCGCGATGCGCCGCCTGCTGCCGCAGGCGCTCGTCGTCGCCTTCCTCGCCGGCGGCACCACCGCCTTCGTCGCCGAGGACAAGGCCGTCGAGCTGACCGTCGACGGCAAGCCGCGCACCCTGCACACCTTCGCCGACGACGTGACCGAGCTGCTGGCGGAGGAGGGCGTGCGGGTCGGGGCGCACGACGTGGTCGCGCCCGCCCCCGGCACGGCCCTCGCCAGCGGCGACGAGGTGGCCGTCCACTACGGGCGTCCCGTACGGCTCACGCTGGACGGACAGCCGCACGAGGTGTGGACGACGGCGCAGACGGTGCAAGGGGCGCTCGAACAGCTCGGGGTGCGCGCCGAGGGCGCGTATCTGTCCGTCGCGCGCACCCAGCGCATCGGGCGCGCCGGGCTCGCGCTGGACGTGCGCACCGAGCGCTCCCTCACGGTCATGGCCGACGGCCGGGCCCGCACCATCCGCACCAACGCGGCGACCGTGCGCGAGGCGGTCGAGGAGGCCGGGATCACCCTGCGCGGCCAGGACACCACCTCCGTCGCGCCCGCCAGCTTCCCGCGCGACGGCCAGACGGTCACCGTGCTGCGGATCACCGGCAGCAAAGAGGTGCGGGAGGAGCCGATCCCGTTCGGGGTGCGGCGCACCGACGACCCCTCGCTGTTCAAGGGCACGGAGGTCGTGGAGCAGGCCGGGCAGCAGGGGCTGCGCCGGGTCACGTACACCCTGCGGACCGTCAACGGCGTACGGCAGAGGCCGAAGCTGGTCAGGTCCGAGGTGGTGCGCGCGCCGCGCGCCCAGGTCGTGAAGGTCGGGACGAAGCCGCTGCCGACGTCCGTGCACGGCGCCGAGGGCCTGGACTGGCAGAGTCTCGCGGTCTGCGAGTCCGGCGGGCGGCCGAACGCGGTGGACCCGTCGGGGACGTACGGCGGGCTGTACCAGTTCGACACGCGCACGTGGCAGGCGCTGGGCGGCAGCGGGCGACCGCAGGACGCGCCGGCCGCGGAGCAGACGCTCCGGGCGAAGAAGCTGTACGTACGGCGCGGCGCGAGCCCCTGGCCGCACTGCGGGGCGCGCCTGCACGGGTGA
- a CDS encoding penicillin-binding transpeptidase domain-containing protein: MGKRRRVEERRKKRPAVVGGMIAVVVGGAGFGVYALYGGGAAADDGSTSAAAGQKAPRVRADPPSAAETKTMATRFLTAWQQGKVAQAAASTSDSAAATALLTGYTKDAHITDVTLTAGKAGGAKVPFSVQGTVKYKGVSKPLTYSSALTVVRNSKNGKAQIDWHAAVVHPDLQDGDTLVTGEAGTPPVKAVDRDGGELTAAKYPSLEPVLDGLREKYGKKAGGKAGVELQVVRGKAAKAKKASDKTLLALSKGTPGTVKTTLSPTLQAAAEQQVAKTARASVVVMRPSTGEILAVANTGHGFNTAFNGSLAPGSTMKVITSSLLIEKGLASADKVHPCPKTFTYGGWKFHNDDDFQITGGTFKASFARSCNTAFISQAPDLDDDSLTKQAQQVFGLSMNNWAIGVPSFDGQVPVQSAAQMAASLIGQGGVRMNPLNMASVASTVKAGSFHQPYLVAPSVDDRTVATASRTMSSGTLSQLRELMNYTAAAGTAAEAMAGLGPDYGAKTGSAEVDNQDKPNGWFTAYRGDLAAAGVVQAGGHGGDTAGPIVASLLRLGGG; encoded by the coding sequence GTGGGCAAGAGAAGGCGCGTCGAAGAGCGACGCAAGAAGCGGCCCGCCGTCGTCGGCGGCATGATCGCCGTCGTCGTCGGCGGCGCCGGGTTCGGCGTCTACGCGCTCTACGGCGGCGGGGCTGCGGCCGACGACGGCTCGACCTCGGCGGCCGCCGGCCAGAAGGCCCCGCGGGTCCGGGCCGATCCACCGTCGGCGGCCGAGACGAAGACCATGGCTACACGGTTCCTGACGGCCTGGCAGCAGGGAAAGGTGGCCCAGGCGGCCGCCTCCACCAGCGACTCCGCCGCCGCCACCGCCCTCCTGACCGGCTACACCAAGGACGCCCACATCACGGACGTCACCCTCACCGCGGGCAAGGCCGGCGGCGCCAAGGTCCCGTTCTCCGTGCAGGGCACGGTGAAGTACAAGGGCGTGAGCAAGCCGCTCACTTACTCCAGCGCGCTCACCGTCGTACGCAACAGCAAGAACGGCAAGGCGCAGATCGACTGGCACGCCGCCGTCGTCCACCCCGACCTCCAGGACGGCGACACGCTCGTCACCGGCGAGGCCGGCACCCCGCCGGTGAAGGCCGTCGACCGGGACGGCGGCGAGCTGACGGCCGCGAAGTACCCCTCCCTGGAGCCGGTCCTGGACGGGCTGCGGGAGAAGTACGGCAAGAAGGCGGGCGGCAAGGCCGGCGTCGAGCTCCAGGTGGTCCGCGGCAAGGCGGCGAAGGCGAAGAAGGCCTCCGACAAGACCCTGCTGGCGCTCAGCAAGGGCACCCCGGGCACCGTGAAGACCACGCTGAGCCCGACCCTCCAGGCGGCCGCCGAACAGCAGGTGGCGAAGACCGCGCGCGCGTCGGTCGTCGTCATGCGCCCCTCGACCGGCGAGATCCTCGCGGTGGCCAACACCGGCCACGGCTTCAACACCGCCTTCAACGGCTCGCTCGCGCCCGGCTCCACGATGAAGGTCATCACGTCGTCGCTGCTCATCGAGAAGGGGCTGGCGTCGGCTGACAAGGTGCATCCGTGCCCGAAGACGTTCACCTACGGCGGCTGGAAGTTCCACAACGACGACGACTTCCAGATCACCGGCGGCACCTTCAAGGCGAGCTTCGCGCGCTCCTGCAACACCGCCTTCATCAGCCAGGCCCCCGACCTGGACGACGACAGCCTGACCAAGCAGGCGCAGCAGGTCTTCGGCCTGTCGATGAACAACTGGGCCATCGGCGTCCCGTCCTTCGACGGGCAGGTGCCGGTGCAGTCCGCCGCCCAGATGGCGGCCTCGCTGATCGGCCAGGGCGGGGTGCGGATGAACCCGCTGAACATGGCGTCGGTCGCCTCGACGGTGAAGGCGGGCTCCTTCCACCAGCCGTACCTGGTCGCCCCGTCCGTCGACGACCGCACGGTGGCCACCGCCTCGCGCACGATGTCCTCGGGCACGCTGTCGCAGCTGCGGGAGCTGATGAACTACACCGCCGCGGCCGGCACCGCCGCCGAGGCGATGGCGGGCCTCGGCCCCGACTACGGCGCCAAGACGGGCTCCGCGGAGGTCGACAACCAGGACAAGCCCAACGGCTGGTTCACCGCCTACCGCGGCGATCTCGCGGCGGCCGGCGTCGTCCAGGCGGGCGGCCACGGCGGCGACACGGCGGGCCCGATCGTGGCGTCGCTGCTGCGCCTGGGCGGCGGCTGA
- the rsmI gene encoding 16S rRNA (cytidine(1402)-2'-O)-methyltransferase translates to MTATPGILVLAGTPIGDLSDAPPRLAEELAGADVIAAEDTRRLRRLTQALGVTPKGRVVSYFEGNETARTPELVEALLGGARVLLVTDAGMPSVSDPGYRLVAAAVERDLKVTAVPGPSAVLTALALSGLPVDRFCFEGFLPRKAGERLSRLREVAQERRTLVYFEAPHRLDDTLAAMAEVLGSDRRAAVCRELTKTYEEIKRGPLGELAEWAALGVRGEITVVVSGAPERGPEELDAAELVRRVRVREEAGERRKEAIAAVAAEAGLPKRTVFDAVVAVKKAGGL, encoded by the coding sequence GTGACAGCTACGCCCGGAATCCTCGTCCTCGCCGGCACGCCCATCGGCGACCTCTCCGACGCCCCGCCCCGGCTCGCCGAGGAGCTGGCCGGCGCCGACGTCATCGCCGCCGAGGACACCCGCAGGCTGCGTCGGCTGACCCAGGCGCTGGGCGTGACGCCCAAGGGGCGCGTCGTGTCGTACTTCGAGGGCAACGAGACGGCCCGTACGCCCGAGCTGGTCGAGGCGCTGCTCGGCGGCGCGCGCGTGCTGCTGGTGACGGACGCGGGCATGCCGTCCGTGTCCGACCCCGGGTACCGGCTGGTCGCCGCGGCCGTCGAGCGGGACCTGAAGGTCACCGCCGTCCCCGGCCCGTCCGCGGTGCTCACCGCGCTCGCCCTGTCCGGGCTGCCCGTCGACCGCTTCTGCTTCGAGGGATTCCTGCCGAGGAAGGCGGGGGAGCGGCTGTCCCGGCTGCGGGAGGTCGCGCAGGAACGGCGCACCCTCGTCTACTTCGAGGCCCCGCACCGGCTCGACGACACCCTCGCCGCGATGGCCGAGGTCCTCGGCTCCGACCGGCGGGCGGCCGTCTGCCGTGAGCTGACCAAGACGTACGAGGAGATCAAGCGCGGTCCGCTCGGCGAGCTGGCCGAGTGGGCCGCGCTGGGCGTGCGCGGCGAGATCACGGTCGTCGTCTCCGGCGCCCCCGAGCGCGGGCCCGAGGAGCTCGACGCGGCGGAGCTGGTCCGGCGGGTGCGGGTGCGCGAGGAGGCCGGCGAGCGCCGCAAGGAGGCGATCGCGGCGGTGGCGGCGGAGGCCGGTCTGCCCAAGCGCACGGTGTTCGACGCGGTGGTCGCGGTCAAGAAAGCCGGGGGTCTGTGA
- the cbiQ gene encoding cobalt ECF transporter T component CbiQ has protein sequence MGAGHAHRLYRHGHSPVHGLPPHTKLAAVFAFVVVVVSTPREAMWAFGLYAVLLAFVAYRARVPAGFLLKRLLIEVPFVAFAVLMPFVAEGERVDVLGLSLSVNGLWGAWNVLAKGTLGVAASVLLASTTELRELLLGLQRLKLPPLLVQIASFMIRYGDVITDEMRRMRIARESRGFEARGVRHWGVLAKSAGALFIRSYERGERVHLAMVSRGYAGSMPVIDEATASRAQWTYALTLPFAALVVCVLGWAL, from the coding sequence GTGGGCGCGGGGCACGCGCATCGGCTGTACCGGCACGGGCACTCGCCCGTGCACGGTCTGCCGCCGCACACCAAGCTCGCCGCCGTCTTCGCCTTCGTGGTGGTCGTGGTGTCGACGCCGCGGGAGGCGATGTGGGCGTTCGGCCTGTACGCCGTGCTGCTCGCCTTCGTCGCGTACCGCGCGCGCGTGCCGGCCGGCTTCCTGCTGAAGCGGCTGCTGATCGAGGTGCCGTTCGTCGCGTTCGCCGTGCTCATGCCGTTCGTGGCGGAGGGCGAGCGGGTGGACGTCCTGGGCCTGTCGCTCAGCGTCAACGGCCTGTGGGGCGCGTGGAACGTACTGGCCAAGGGCACCCTCGGCGTGGCCGCCTCCGTGCTCCTCGCCTCCACCACCGAACTGCGCGAACTGCTCCTGGGCCTGCAACGCCTGAAGCTGCCCCCGCTGCTCGTGCAGATCGCCTCCTTCATGATCCGCTACGGCGACGTCATCACGGACGAGATGCGGCGCATGCGGATCGCCCGGGAGTCGCGCGGCTTCGAGGCGCGGGGCGTACGGCACTGGGGGGTGCTCGCGAAGTCCGCGGGCGCCCTGTTCATCCGCTCCTACGAACGCGGGGAGCGCGTGCACCTGGCCATGGTCAGCCGGGGGTACGCAGGTTCGATGCCGGTGATCGACGAGGCGACCGCGTCCCGGGCCCAGTGGACGTACGCGCTGACCCTGCCGTTCGCCGCCCTCGTCGTCTGCGTGTTGGGATGGGCCCTGTGA
- a CDS encoding SsgA family sporulation/cell division regulator has protein sequence MSVVEQYARAHIVTDEDLVEEERAAVPVVLRYDPEDDPRSVMVGLPGRHEWTFDRTLLEQGLRAPTGTGEVRVWPCGRVQAVVEFHSTHGVSVVQFESKTLLRFLRRTYTATGQPVGR, from the coding sequence ATGTCTGTAGTCGAGCAGTACGCGCGAGCCCACATCGTCACGGACGAGGACCTGGTCGAGGAGGAACGCGCGGCCGTCCCCGTCGTCCTGCGCTACGACCCCGAGGACGATCCCCGCTCGGTCATGGTCGGGCTGCCCGGCCGGCACGAGTGGACGTTCGACCGCACCCTGCTGGAACAGGGCCTGCGCGCCCCCACCGGCACCGGGGAGGTGCGCGTGTGGCCCTGCGGGCGCGTGCAGGCCGTGGTCGAGTTCCACTCCACGCACGGCGTCTCGGTCGTGCAGTTCGAGTCCAAGACGCTGCTGCGCTTCCTACGCCGCACGTACACGGCGACGGGGCAGCCGGTCGGCCGATAG
- a CDS encoding energy-coupling factor ABC transporter permease codes for MHVPDGFINAPTSAVTGAVAAGAIAVSLRGARRELDEKTAPLAGLVAAFIFAVQMLNFPVAAGTSGHLLGGALAAILVGPCTGILCVSVVLLMQGILFADGGLTALGVNVTDMAIVTTVVAYAVFRGLVKVLPRGRRSITAASFVAAVLSVPAAAVTFTLLYWIGGTTDVAIGKVATAMIGVHVLIGVGEAAITALTVGAVIAVRPDLVHGARGLEQKLQLRVNGVLVDAPAAEGARTTPVAARTSRRTLWVTGLVASLVLAGFVSFYASANPDGLEKVAADQGIDAKAEKHANADSPLADYGVEDVENARLSGGLAGVIGVGTTVVAGSAVFWAVRRRRTTDGSPSAVESA; via the coding sequence GTGCACGTACCCGACGGATTCATCAACGCCCCGACCTCCGCCGTGACCGGAGCGGTCGCCGCCGGCGCCATCGCCGTGAGCCTGCGCGGCGCGCGCCGCGAGCTCGACGAGAAGACGGCGCCGCTGGCCGGTCTGGTGGCGGCGTTCATCTTCGCCGTGCAGATGCTGAACTTCCCCGTCGCCGCGGGGACCAGCGGACACCTGCTCGGCGGCGCGCTCGCCGCGATACTCGTGGGTCCCTGCACAGGGATCCTGTGCGTGTCCGTGGTCCTGCTGATGCAGGGCATCCTCTTCGCCGACGGCGGGCTGACCGCCCTCGGCGTGAACGTCACCGACATGGCCATCGTGACGACGGTCGTGGCGTACGCGGTCTTCCGCGGTCTGGTGAAGGTGCTGCCGCGCGGCCGCCGCTCGATCACGGCCGCCTCCTTCGTCGCCGCCGTGCTGTCCGTCCCGGCCGCGGCCGTGACGTTCACGCTCCTGTACTGGATCGGCGGCACCACCGACGTGGCGATCGGCAAGGTCGCCACCGCGATGATCGGCGTGCATGTGCTGATCGGCGTCGGCGAGGCCGCGATCACCGCACTGACGGTCGGCGCCGTGATCGCCGTACGCCCGGACCTCGTCCACGGCGCGCGCGGGCTGGAGCAGAAGCTCCAGTTGCGGGTGAACGGCGTGCTCGTGGACGCGCCCGCGGCCGAGGGGGCGCGCACGACGCCCGTGGCGGCGCGCACCTCGCGCCGCACGCTGTGGGTGACCGGTCTGGTCGCCTCCCTGGTCCTCGCGGGCTTCGTCAGCTTCTACGCCTCCGCGAACCCCGACGGCCTGGAGAAGGTCGCCGCGGACCAGGGCATCGACGCGAAGGCCGAGAAGCACGCGAACGCCGACTCCCCGCTCGCCGACTACGGCGTCGAGGACGTGGAGAACGCCCGCCTCTCCGGCGGCCTCGCGGGCGTCATCGGCGTCGGCACGACCGTCGTCGCGGGCAGCGCCGTGTTCTGGGCGGTGCGCCGACGCCGTACGACCGACGGGTCGCCGTCCGCCGTAGAGAGCGCCTGA
- a CDS encoding dolichyl-phosphate-mannose--protein mannosyltransferase, which produces MTSTASSTDSTGSTDHRPGQTPHAPHAPHDQRPSSWQQRLRRFGYRAEAEPAGDVRKRLSPPYAQPGPRLWQALGVPHRWAERIARWSGWGGPLLVTLLAGVLRFWNLGSPKAVIFDETYYAKDAWALVHRGFEVNWDKSANDLILSSGGHVTIPSDAAYVVHPPVGKYVIGLGELLFGFDPFGWRFMTAVLGTLSVLLLCRIGRRIFRSTFLGCLAGALMAVDGLAFVMSRTSLLDGVLMFFVLAAFGCLVVDRDKAREKLAAALEPDVDGRYRPDAHIAETTRLGWRPWRWGAGLMLGLAIGTKWNGLYILVAFCLMAVLWDAGSRKVAGARHPYRAVLRRDTGLAFLATVPVALVTYVVSWTGWILSATDGSGGYYRDWATASGRTSSWSWLFPDWWLSLWHYEHEVYVFHTHLTSPHTYQSNPWSWLVLGRPVSFFYESPAPGADGCPTDAGEKCAREVLAIGTPLLWWAACFAVAYVLWRWLFRRDWRAGAIACGIAAGYLPWFLYQERTIFLFYAVVFLPFLCLAVAMMIGAIVGPPGSSDTRRVAGATGAGVLVLLIAWNFIYFWPLYTGTAIPIDSWRSRMWLDTWV; this is translated from the coding sequence GTGACCAGTACCGCGTCCTCCACGGACTCCACGGGCTCCACTGACCACCGGCCCGGCCAGACGCCGCACGCTCCGCACGCACCGCACGACCAGCGGCCGTCGTCGTGGCAGCAGCGGCTGCGCCGATTCGGCTACCGGGCGGAGGCGGAGCCCGCCGGCGACGTCCGGAAGCGGCTGTCGCCGCCGTACGCGCAGCCCGGCCCTCGGCTGTGGCAGGCGCTCGGCGTTCCGCACCGGTGGGCGGAGCGGATCGCGCGCTGGTCGGGCTGGGGCGGTCCGCTGCTGGTCACGCTGCTGGCGGGCGTGCTGCGGTTCTGGAACCTGGGCAGCCCCAAGGCGGTGATATTCGACGAGACGTACTACGCCAAGGACGCGTGGGCGCTGGTCCACCGCGGTTTCGAGGTCAACTGGGACAAGAGCGCCAACGACCTCATCCTCTCCTCGGGCGGTCATGTCACGATCCCGTCGGACGCGGCGTACGTCGTGCATCCGCCGGTCGGCAAGTACGTGATCGGGCTGGGCGAACTGCTCTTCGGGTTCGACCCGTTCGGCTGGCGCTTCATGACGGCCGTGCTGGGCACGCTGTCGGTGCTCCTCCTGTGCCGGATCGGCCGCCGGATCTTCCGCTCGACCTTCCTGGGCTGTCTGGCGGGCGCGCTGATGGCCGTGGACGGGCTGGCCTTCGTGATGAGCCGCACCTCGCTGCTCGACGGGGTGCTGATGTTCTTCGTGCTGGCCGCGTTCGGCTGTCTGGTCGTCGACCGCGACAAGGCGCGCGAGAAACTCGCCGCCGCGCTCGAGCCGGACGTGGACGGCCGCTACCGCCCGGACGCGCACATCGCCGAGACCACGCGCCTGGGGTGGCGTCCCTGGCGCTGGGGGGCGGGCCTGATGCTGGGCCTGGCCATCGGCACGAAGTGGAACGGCCTCTACATCCTGGTCGCGTTCTGTCTGATGGCGGTCCTGTGGGACGCCGGTTCGCGCAAGGTGGCCGGCGCCCGCCACCCCTACCGGGCGGTGCTGAGGCGCGACACGGGCCTGGCGTTCCTGGCCACGGTCCCGGTCGCACTGGTCACGTACGTGGTGTCGTGGACGGGCTGGATCCTCTCCGCCACCGACGGCTCGGGCGGCTACTACCGCGACTGGGCGACTGCGAGCGGCCGGACCAGCAGCTGGTCGTGGCTGTTCCCGGACTGGTGGCTCAGCCTGTGGCACTACGAGCACGAGGTGTACGTCTTCCACACGCACCTGACGTCGCCGCACACCTACCAGTCGAACCCGTGGAGCTGGCTGGTCCTGGGCCGCCCGGTGTCGTTCTTCTACGAGTCCCCCGCACCCGGCGCCGACGGCTGCCCGACGGACGCGGGCGAGAAGTGCGCGCGCGAGGTCCTGGCGATCGGCACCCCGCTGCTGTGGTGGGCGGCCTGCTTCGCCGTCGCCTACGTCCTGTGGCGCTGGCTCTTCCGCCGCGACTGGCGCGCGGGCGCGATCGCCTGCGGCATCGCCGCCGGCTACCTGCCCTGGTTCCTGTACCAGGAGCGCACGATCTTCCTCTTCTACGCGGTCGTCTTCCTGCCGTTCCTGTGCCTGGCGGTGGCCATGATGATCGGCGCGATCGTCGGCCCACCGGGGTCGAGCGACACCCGACGCGTGGCGGGGGCGACGGGCGCGGGCGTGCTGGTGCTGCTGATCGCGTGGAACTTCATCTATTTCTGGCCCCTGTACACGGGGACGGCGATCCCCATCGACAGCTGGCGTTCACGTATGTGGCTGGATACCTGGGTCTAA
- a CDS encoding penicillin-binding transpeptidase domain-containing protein, with amino-acid sequence MRKGAKAAIVGSVFAVMVGGAGYGAFNVINALNESGEGTGSGGAAAVKKTGPPSGSEVKDTSAAFFAAWAKGQAAAAAALTNNAQKAEPLLTSYSGSAHITGVKITPGAAVGDSVPFSVKATVSYEGKSKPLVYKSELTVVRGVTTGKALVDWEPSVVHPDLKDMDDTLVTGESSAPAIEAVDRDGKVLTKEKYPSLGPILDELRAKYGDKAGGTAGVELAVRHAAPGTADTPLLTLAKGKAGRLTTTLSAGVQAAAEKAAQKYAESSVVAVQPSTGQVLAVANHRADAFNAAFLGQVAPGSTMKIVSAATLIDNGLTTANGPAPCPPSAVSESQTFQNLKGMKPNENATLSESFARSCNTAFVKFADEVKVDSLTKEAQDRFGLGRDDWKTGIPSFDGSVPASGGPDTAANLIGQGQVQLNPLNMASVTATAMTGAFRQPVIVPLGLDDREPARARGLPSSTVQQLRAMMNRTATSGTAAGVMSGLSGSIGAKTGSAEVDGQAKSNSWFAGYRNDVAAAAMTQDGGHGVDAAGPIVAAVLRAGG; translated from the coding sequence ATGCGCAAGGGGGCCAAGGCGGCCATAGTCGGCTCGGTGTTCGCCGTGATGGTGGGCGGGGCCGGCTACGGCGCGTTCAACGTGATCAACGCGTTGAACGAGAGCGGCGAGGGCACGGGGTCGGGCGGGGCGGCCGCCGTGAAGAAGACGGGGCCGCCGAGCGGTTCCGAGGTGAAGGACACCAGCGCCGCGTTCTTCGCGGCCTGGGCGAAGGGCCAGGCCGCTGCGGCGGCCGCGCTCACCAACAACGCCCAGAAGGCGGAGCCGCTGCTGACCTCGTACAGCGGGTCCGCGCACATCACCGGTGTGAAGATCACACCCGGCGCGGCCGTCGGGGACAGCGTGCCGTTCTCGGTGAAGGCGACGGTGTCCTACGAAGGGAAGTCCAAGCCGCTCGTCTACAAGAGCGAGCTGACGGTCGTGCGCGGGGTGACGACGGGGAAAGCGCTGGTGGACTGGGAGCCGTCAGTCGTCCATCCGGACCTGAAGGACATGGACGACACCCTGGTCACCGGCGAGTCGTCGGCGCCGGCGATCGAGGCCGTGGACCGCGACGGCAAGGTGCTGACGAAGGAGAAGTACCCCTCGCTCGGCCCGATCCTGGACGAGCTGCGCGCCAAGTACGGCGACAAGGCGGGCGGCACGGCCGGCGTCGAGCTGGCGGTCCGTCACGCGGCCCCCGGCACCGCCGACACCCCGCTGCTGACCCTCGCCAAGGGCAAGGCGGGCCGGCTGACCACCACGCTCAGCGCGGGCGTGCAGGCGGCCGCCGAGAAGGCCGCGCAGAAGTACGCGGAGTCGTCGGTGGTGGCTGTGCAGCCCAGCACCGGGCAGGTGCTGGCGGTCGCCAACCACCGCGCCGACGCCTTCAACGCGGCGTTCCTGGGCCAGGTCGCGCCCGGCTCCACCATGAAGATCGTCAGCGCGGCCACCCTCATCGACAACGGACTCACCACCGCGAACGGCCCCGCGCCCTGTCCGCCCTCGGCCGTCTCGGAGAGCCAGACCTTCCAGAACCTCAAGGGCATGAAGCCGAACGAGAACGCGACCCTCTCCGAGAGCTTCGCCCGCTCCTGCAACACGGCGTTCGTGAAGTTCGCGGACGAGGTGAAGGTCGACTCGCTGACCAAGGAGGCCCAGGACCGCTTCGGGCTCGGCCGCGACGACTGGAAGACCGGCATCCCGTCCTTCGACGGCTCCGTCCCGGCGTCCGGCGGCCCGGACACCGCGGCCAACCTGATCGGACAGGGCCAGGTCCAGCTGAACCCGCTGAACATGGCGTCGGTGACGGCGACCGCGATGACGGGCGCCTTCCGGCAGCCGGTGATCGTGCCGCTCGGCCTCGACGACCGGGAGCCGGCACGCGCGCGTGGACTGCCGTCGAGCACCGTGCAGCAGCTGCGCGCCATGATGAACCGCACCGCGACCAGCGGCACCGCGGCCGGTGTGATGTCCGGGCTGAGCGGCAGCATCGGCGCGAAGACCGGCTCCGCCGAGGTCGACGGCCAGGCCAAGTCCAACAGCTGGTTCGCCGGCTACCGCAACGACGTCGCCGCCGCCGCGATGACCCAGGACGGCGGCCACGGCGTGGACGCGGCCGGCCCGATCGTCGCGGCCGTCCTGCGGGCGGGAGGCTGA